In the genome of Pichia kudriavzevii chromosome 4, complete sequence, one region contains:
- a CDS encoding uncharacterized protein (PKUD0D02130; similar to Saccharomyces cerevisiae YOR151C (RPB2); ancestral locus Anc_5.497): MDENDSHYAFDNLITTEDCWTVITSFFETKGLVSQQLDSFEEFIETSIQQLVLEDRKLILDQPAQHISEDDDINRRYEITFGDIFLSKPSQTEADGTTSTLLPQEARLRNLTYSAPLYVEMKKMVKESIDDENSNQSSNQIQWYKEGDIFKYRTRQLDELEPIPQDFNDDEDEIVEERHNTKIHRSGAETQTIFIGKVPIMLKSKFCTLYGLSEEELYQIRECPFDMGGYFIINGSEKVLIAQERSSANIVQVFKKSGVSPISHVAEIRSALEKGSRLISSIQVKLSTGGASSFKAGGVGRSIKTTLPYIKTDVPIVIVFRALGVIEDGDILQHICYDDDDWQMLEMLKPCIEEGFLIQSQEVALDYIGRRGNAVGIKRERRIQFAKDILQREFLPHISQDGGHETNKAYFFGYIINRLLLCALERKEQDDRDHFGKKRLDLAGPLLANLFRILFRKLSRDIYRYMQRCIEHGEDFNIVSAVKSTTITSGLKYSLATGNWGEQKKAMSSKAGVSQVLNRYTYSSTLSHLRRTNTPIGRDGKLAKPRQLHNTHWGLVCPAETPEGQACGLVKNLSLMSCISVGSASEPITYLLEEWGLEPISDYDPQEHKLSTRVFLNGNWVGTHRDPGMLVDTMRQLRRSGTISSEVSLIRDIREREFKIFTDAGRVYRPLFIVDDDPDSENKGGLKLTKEHCRKILDREVEEIPQDDEFDENGEPLEPLQRIYGWESLLSEGIVEYLDAEEEETVLIAMSSEDLSFNNQNGEDDEHMNQDHDENGNLIQSDKRIKSHINSHSFTHCEIHPSMILGVAASIIPFPDHNQSPRNTYQSAMGKQAMGVFLTNYNVRMDTMANILYYPQKPLAKTQSMEFLKFRELPAGQNAIVAICCYSGYNQEDSMIMNQSSIDRGLFRSLFFRSYMDQERRNGISVVEEFEKPMRSNTLGFKAGTYEKLDDDGLISPGVRVSGDDIIIGKTVPIPPDTEELGQRTKYHTKRDASTPLRATESGIVDQVLLTTNSEGLRFVKVRMRTTKVPQIGDKFASRHGQKGTIGITYRNEDMPFTSEGIVPDLIINPHAIPSRMTVAHLIECLLSKVASLRGYEGDATPFTDLTVDAVSKLLRENGYQSRGFEVMYNGHTGKKLMAQVFFGPTYYQRLRHMVDDKIHARARGPYQNLTRQPMEGRARDGGLRFGEMERDCMIAHGAAGFLKERLMDSSDAFRVHVCGICGLMSVVANLKKGQFECKSCKNKTNIFQIHIPYAAKLLFQELMAMNITPRLYTQKSSYTVR, from the coding sequence ATGGACGAAAACGACTCTCACTATGCCTTTGACAACCTCATCACCACCGAAGATTGTTGGACTGTTATCACGTCATTCTTTGAAACTAAGGGGTTGGTGTCGCAACAGCTTGACTCCTTCGAAGAGTTTATCGAGACATCTATCCAGCAGTTGGTTTTGGAGGACAGAAAGTTGATTCTTGATCAACCTGCACAACATATCTCTGAAGATGACGATATTAACAGAAGGTACGAAATCACATTTGGCGACATCTTCCTATCGAAACCTTCGCAGACAGAGGCCGATGGTACAACGTCGACATTGTTGCCACAGGAGGCAAGATTGAGAAACTTGACTTATTCTGCTCCTCTTTATGtggaaatgaagaagatggtaAAGGAATCCATAGATGACGAAAACTCTAACCAATCATCAAACCAAATACAATGGTATAAGGAAGGTGACATCTTCAAGTATAGAACAAGACAACTGGATGAATTAGAACCAATTCCACAAGATTTcaatgacgatgaagatgaaatcgTTGAAGAGAGACATAATACCAAAATCCATAGGTCGGGTGCTGAGACTCAAACGATTTTCATTGGTAAGGTTCCTATTATGCTCAAATCCAAGTTCTGTACATTATATGGATTATCGGAAGAAGAACTATATCAAATCAGAGAATGCCCATTTGATATGGGTGGTTATTTCATTATTAATGGTTcagaaaaagttttgattgCCCAAGAAAGATCATCTGCAAATATTGTTCAggttttcaagaaatcgGGTGTTTCCCCAATCTCCCATGTGGCGGAAATCAGATCGGCATTAGAAAAAGGTTCAAGGTTGATCTCGTCCATCCAAGTCAAATTGTCAACTGGTGGTGCTTCCTCATTCAAAGCAGGTGGTGTTGGTCGTTCAATCAAAACTACCTTACCTTATATTAAAACAGATGTTCCAATTGTTATTGTCTTTAGAGCTTTGGgtgttattgaagatggTGATATCTTACAACATATTTGTTACGATGACGACGATTGGCAGATGTTGGAAATGTTAAAGCCTTgtattgaagaaggtttCTTAATCCAATCTCAAGAAGTTGCACTTGATTACATTGGTAGAAGAGGTAATGCTGTTGGTATTAAAAGAGAACGTAGAATTCAGTTTGCCAAGGATATCTTACAAAGGGAATTTTTACCTCATATTTCACAAGATGGTGGTCATGAAACTAACAAGGCATATTTCTTTGGGTATATCATCAACAGATTATTGTTGTGTGCATTGGAGAGAAAGGAACAAGATGATAGAGATCATTTTGGTAAGAAGAGATTAGATTTGGCTGGTCCTCTATTGGCCAATTTATTCAGAATCTTATTCAGAAAACTCTCTCGTGATATCTATAGATATATGCAGAGATGTATTGAACATGGTGAAGACTTTAATATTGTTTCTGCAGTTAAATCGACTACAATTACATCCGGCTTGAAATATTCTTTGGCAACCGGTAATTGGGGAGAACAAAAGAAGGCCATGTCCTCGAAGGCTGGTGTTTCCCAAGTCTTGAACAGATATacatattcttcaactttgtCACATTTGAGAAGAACAAATACACCAATTGGTAGAGATGGTAAATTGGCCAAGCCAAGGCAGTTGCATAACACTCATTGGGGATTGGTATGTCCTGCGGAGACACCTGAAGGTCAAGCCTGTGGTTTGGTCAAGAACTTGTCATTGATGTCATGTATATCTGTTGGTTCTGCATCTGAACCGATCACCTACTTGTTAGAAGAGTGGGGATTGGAACCAATATCTGATTATGATCCACAGGAGCATAAATTATCAACCAGGGTTTTCTTAAACGGTAATTGGGTTGGTACCCATAGAGATCCAGGTATGTTAGTTGATACAATGAGGCAATTAAGAAGAAGTGGTACTATATCATCCgaagtttctttgattaGAGATATTAGAGAGCGAGAATTTAAGATTTTCACAGATGCAGGTAGAGTCTATAGACCAttatttattgttgatgatgatccagattctgaaaataaaggtgGTTTGAAGTTAACCAAGGAACATTGCCGGAAAATTTTGGATAGAGAGGTGGAGGAGATTCCACAGGATGAtgagtttgatgaaaacGGCGAACCTTTAGAACCATTACAAAGAATCTACGGCTGGGAATCTTTACTAAGTGAAGGcattgttgaatatttggatgcagaagaagaagaaactgtATTAATTGCAATGTCGAGTGAAGATCTAAGTTTCAATAACCAAAATGGCGAAGATGATGAGCACATGAACCAGGATCATGATGAGAATGGTAACTTGATCCAAAGTGATAAGAGAATTAAGAGTCATATCAATTCGCATTCCTTCACACATTGTGAAATTCATCCATCTATGATTTTAGGTGTTGCGGCATCGATCATTCCATTTCCAGATCATAACCAATCGCCAAGAAATACATACCAATCGGCTATGGGTAAACAAGCAATGGGTGTTTTCTTAACCAATTACAATGTTAGAATGGATACAATGGCAAATATTCTATACTATCCACAGAAGCCATTAGCCAAGACGCAGTCTATggagtttttgaagtttaGAGAATTACCTGCAGGTCAAAATGCGATTGTTGCaatttgttgttattcTGGTTACAACCAAGAAGATTCGATGATTATGAACCAATCGTCCATTGATAGGGGTTTATTCAGGTCATTATTTTTCAGGTCCTATATGGATCAGGAGAGAAGAAATGGTAtatctgttgttgaagaatttgagaagCCAATGAGGTCAAATACTTTAGGATTCAAGGCTGGGACTTATGAGAaattggatgatgatgggTTAATTTCACCTGGTGTTCGAGTATCTGGTGATGATATTATCATTGGTAAAACAGTCCCAATACCACCGGATACTGAGGAGTTGGGACAAAGAACCAAATACCATACCAAGAGAGACGCAAGTACGCCATTGAGGGCGACAGAAAGTGGTATTGTTGATCAAGTCCTGTTAACAACCAACAGTGAAGGTCTAAGGTTTGTCAAGGTCAGAATGAGAACCACGAAGGTGCCACAAATTGGAGACAAGTTTGCCTCGAGACATGGACAGAAGGGTACCATTGGTATCACGTATAGAAATGAGGATATGCCATTTACAAGTGAAGGTATAGTGCCTGATTTGATTATCAACCCCCATGCAATTCCAAGTAGAATGACTGTTGCGCATTTGATTGAATGTCTATTATCGAAGGTTGCGTCTTTGAGAGGTTATGAAGGTGATGCGACGCCATTTACCGATTTAACTGTGGATGCAGTTTCGAAATTATTGAGGGAAAATGGGTACCAATCTAGAGGTTTTGAAGTTATGTATAATGGACATACGGGTAAGAAACTGATGGCACAGGTTTTCTTTGGCCCAACGTACTACCAGAGATTGAGACATATGGTTGACGATAAGATCCATGCACGTGCGAGAGGCCCATATCAGAACCTAACCAGGCAGCCAATGGAGGGACGAGCAAGAGATGGTGGGTTAAGATTCGGAGAGATGGAGAGAGACTGTATGATTGCGCACGGAGCTGCTGGGTTTTTGAAGGAGAGATTGATGGACAGTTCGGATGCGTTCCGGGTGCATGTCTGTGGAATCTGTGGGTTGATGAGTGTTGTTGcaaatttaaagaaggGACAATTTGAATGTAAGAGTTGTAAGAACAAGACCaacattttccaaatccaCATTCCGTATGCTGCAAAGTTGCTATTCCAGGAATTGATGGCGATGAACATCACGCCAAGATTGTACACTCAAAAGAGTAGTTACACGGTCAGGTGA
- a CDS encoding uncharacterized protein (PKUD0D02140; similar to Saccharomyces cerevisiae YDR405W (MRP20); ancestral locus Anc_5.498) → MELVIYTATPLLPTPSIYISTPLHRVHRGRRPFTPVSYRTMFPAVRFNLPFGARSIIMGRLKPFAPKPKPKVNREERAKQSKKIVQLVRSALENDETNFTPGSKAIYLPFATVKLLRPNAKHTPYQAKFIVPKSFNKLDLRDYLYHIYGLRVLNVTSALMPGKFVRSMPAPYGTRYRDAQVKKMTVDLVDPFVWPAESQEFIAERELTRELNKYREEKANAINSDLEKPSKAFGGIIDPKPQPMNFIPKLVEKQMRNKKNKDSERVKKLENEKFITSYLNI, encoded by the coding sequence ATGGAACTCGTTATATATACAGCAACTCCACTACTCCCTACCCCGTCTATATATATCTCTACCCCTCTTCACAGAGTCCATCGAGGAAGAAGGCCGTTTACACCTGTATCTTATCGAACCATGTTTCCAGCAGTCCGTTTCAACCTCCCCTTTGGAGCACGTTCGATCATCATGGGCCGTTTGAAACCCTTTgcaccaaaaccaaaaccaaaggtGAACCGTGAAGAACGTGCCAAGCagtcaaagaaaatcgTCCAATTGGTGCGTTCTGCGTTGGAGAATGATGAGACTAACTTCACTCCCGGCAGCAAGGCCATTTATTTGCCATTTGCGACAGTCAAGTTGCTACGACCAAATGCCAAACATACCCCCTACCAGGCAAAATTCATTGTTCCAAAgtctttcaacaaattagACCTTAGAGACTACCTTTATCATATATATGGATTGCGTGTACTGAATGTCACTTCTGCATTGATGCCTGGGAAATTTGTCAGAAGTATGCCTGCTCCATACGGAACTAGATATAGGGATGCACAGGTTAAAAAGATGACTGTCGATTTAGTGGATCCCTTTGTATGGCCTGCAGAGAGCCAGGAGTTTATTGCCGAGAGAGAACTGACAAGAGAGCTCAACAAGTACAGAGAGGAAAAGGCAAATGCAATCAACTCGGATCTGGAGAAACCTTCAAAGGCATTCGGAGGTATCATTGATCCTAAACCTCAGCCAATGAACTTCATTCCTAAACTAGTTGAAAAGCAAatgagaaacaaaaagaacaaggaCAGTGAACGAGTCAAGAAACTGGAAAACGAAAAGTTCATCACCTCGTACCTTAACATCTGA
- a CDS encoding uncharacterized protein (PKUD0D02150): MISLLSLLTLVYPLYTTFVTLRSLHDAAGTNIASLTDTVPISTKLATKVAELMVFWILMTLWLSVLKMKVVSFIISIIPLSWIPILYIQLWLGHDIVPTTTLNCYTSGSSIIYHYYFDNNMRCWNLLNKEVWRLLGIVGLKLISLVEYTPIALLINLNDYRTMFKQGQDGESLYDVFANWMTTGEDTTIGETIICGLLAPMGYKYKGSKIPQSTGMTCVNQQSSTAQQTHTQSKTPSPAGSFDDFTLVSENDIVINKRRDGSSLLHSIRRVSGEMSKRFSKQE, from the coding sequence ATGATCTCCTTGCTATCTCTATTAACACTGGTGTATCCGCTCTACACCACCTTTGTTACACTCCGTTCCCTCCATGATGCTGCGGGGACAAATATCGCCTCATTAACTGACACCGTCCCCATCAGCACCAAGTTGGCTACCAAGGTTGCCGAGTTGATGGTGTTTTGGATTCTAATGACACTGTGGTTGTCTGtgctgaaaatgaaagtgGTGTCTTTCATAATTTCCATTATTCCACTCTCGTGGATACCGATATTGTACATTCAACTATGGTTAGGCCATGACATAGTTCCTACTACAACTTTGAATTGTTATACAAGTGGCTCTTCGATTATATACCACTATTATTTCGACAACAACATGAGATGTTGGAATCTGCTCAACAAAGAGGTGTGGCGACTGTTGGGTATTGTTGGACTGAAACTCATCTCACTGGTGGAATATACCCCCATTGCCCTATTGATCAACCTCAATGACTATAGGACAATGTTCAAGCAAGGACAGGACGGAGAGTCCTTGTACGATGTCTTTGCCAATTGGATGACTACGGGCGAAGACACAACCATTGGAGAAACCATCATATGTGGACTATTGGCTCCAATGGGGTACAAGTATAAGGGTTCCAAGATTCCACAAAGTACCGGCATGACATGTGTCAATCAACAGAGTAGCACGGCTCAGCAAACACACACGCAGAGCAAGACTCCCTCTCCCGCTGGAAGTTTTGACGACTTCACCCTAGTCTCGGAGAACGACATCGTTATCAACAAGAGAAGAGACGGGTCTAGTCTCTTGCACAGCATACGCCGTGTATCTGGAGAGATGTCCAAACGCTTCTCCAAACAAGAATAA